The following DNA comes from Cololabis saira isolate AMF1-May2022 chromosome 7, fColSai1.1, whole genome shotgun sequence.
tttttcctttgagccccccctacttgtgtctaagaccagcagGCCCCCCCGACCcatacgtactagcaccaatagagtaaagtgattcgttacaaatctttaattgaaaaaaattaacatttattatgtttttttgatacatttctctttggtttatcctgtacagacactttttttttttctcaccttcattttgtatcaccaatgtataaaatacgaacaaaaacataaaataatttctgaaaaatgcgtcttttaatatgagagcaacatttttcaacatttttccttcaacaacctgtcagagtagtagtatgaataaataaaatactaagtgggtttatacagacttggattacagtattctattaggtgtgttattatgattttctatttatttaacatgcgcaaatataatttttacaactgcatatcttcAAAGCACACAAAGATTtgcgccccccccagagatctctggcgcccccccaagggggggcccggaccccaggttgggagacactgttcTAGAGCAAACTAACATAGGAGCACGCCGTTTTCTCCAAATGTACATAAGAATCATCATAGTacagtttaaaatcaacaaggCTGTGACCCTGAACATGAAAGAGttttagataatggatggatcatTGTATTCATCTTGGTTAGAACTTACATATAGAGTATACAAAcaccactttattcatttagATAAATCACTTGTAAACAGATATAGGCACATatcaaacctcccctttcttaatAAAAtcatagaatttttttttttcaaagccgTATAACCTCCTTACAATAAATTATGTTTGCCAGTCAGATTTCTGTCCACATCTCAGCactgatcagaatcagaatcagaatcagctttattggccaggttcgaacattgtccaacaaggaatttgactctggttatttcgctctttggtattaaaagataaacaataaacaaataaacaataaacaaatgttgtatttctatgtacagtataaacattttaaaggtgcagcagtttgaggtagtgaatacaaagtgagaggtgcagcagggtgaggcagacatgattataaAAGAGGGTGCtagataatttatttatttttttgcacgtgtttggttaccatgagactgttatttgtgagagttcatcagagcaaccgcttgcgggaagaaactgtttctgtgtctggaggttttagcgtacagagctctgtagcgccgtccagaggggaggagttggaacagactgtgtcccgggtgtgaggggtccgcagagattcgacctgcccgtttcctggtcctggaccggtacaggtcctggatagatgggaagttagtcccaactatcctctctgcagtcctgatggtccgttgcagtctgtgcctggctagtttggtggctgatgcaaaccagacagtgatggaagagcagagaacagactgtatgatggcagagtaaaaggtgatcagcagctgctgtggcaggttgaacttcctgagctgacgcaggaagtacaacctctgctgcgccttcttcctgacggagttgatgtgggtggtccacttcaggtccctggagattgtggatcccaggaacctgaaggagtctgtggtggagacagtgctgttgaggatggtgagggggaatTCCTGAAGaccactgtcatctccacagtcttgagcgggttcagctccaggtggttctgactgcaccaggtgaccagctgttccacctcccaactgtacgcggactcgtcaccttcccggatcaggccgatgacggtggtgtcatccgtgtacttcaggagcttcacagacgagtcccctgaggtgcagtcgttggtgtagagggagaagagcagtggtgagaggatACAGATCTAGTAAAGCTCCTAGATGACATCCACTCCAATACGGTTActggcaacatttcagtcttggtcttactggatctcagtgctgcattcaaCATGGTTGGTTGACCATAATATATTGATAGTatggttgaagaactgggtgggactttctggcacagcacttgcctggttgccTGAAATTTGGCTGCCTTTGATACAGTTGATCACACAACTCTCATTTCTCGCCTAGAGCATTGTGTTGGTATCAGAGACACTGCCTTGGAATGGTTCAGGTCATATCTGTCCGAGAGATGCTTCTCAGTCAGACTTGGTGACTCCTAATCATCTTCTGTCCCTTTATGTTGTGGAATTCCCCAGGGTTCAATTCTCAAGGGCTgagtatacttctgcgtcacacacacgcagagcacacggcgcacccgtggtgccgtcacgaatcgttcagacttctccgtctctccgtttggtcgcggtgcagtaccccccgcggccactagttagcgatctttttctgaatggtttatccgactttttccggtcacagtaaatcaaagaaataaggacaactattgtgcaaaaatcaaaaacaaaaaaaatcacatataaacgaagaaaaaagccctggaagttcactactgattcaaaccggaaaccggaaatgcttcgctttcaaacgaaccaatcacagccctctcggtctgcgtgtggtctgcgtctcctcgacgcgtagttacaattttcgggaggtgcacgtcactgacggcgcatgtgacggcgtgtcctctgcgtgtccaaaaaccacacgccgtagacacggcgtcgttttgacgcagaagtgtAATTCAGCCTTCAGACCCATCCTCTTCTCTTTATACCTTCTCCCCCTTGGactgatttttaaaaagcatggcatctcttatcatttttatgcagatgacaAATCTACCTGCCCCTCAAAAGAAATGACAACAGCTCCCTGATGCCTCTGCTAGAGTGCCTAAAGGACATTAAGGCCTGGATGGCATTAAACTTTAAATTTAAATGAAGGTAAAACTGAGGTCATGGTGTTTGGACCCAATCGGGCCTGTGATGGCCCTCCTATTGATCTGGGTTCCCTACAAATTTACTTAAAAACTACAGTCACCAACCTCGGCGTCAAAATGGACAGTGATCTTAAACTGGATAAGCATGTAAATTCTGTAGTAAAATCCAGTTTTTATCATCTGAGGCTTTTATCtaaaattaaatctgttttatcttttaatgattttgaacgagtgattcatgcttttatctcaaccCGTTTGGACTACTGTAATACCCTCTATACTGGCGTCAACCAGACCTCCCTTGCACGCTTACAGTTAGTCCAAAATGCGGCTGCTCGTCTTTTAACAGGAACCCTGCAAGCATGATCACATCACCCCTGTTCTGGcctcccttcactggctccctgtctcttttagaattaattttaaaatattattgtttgtttttaagtcatTAAATGGGTTGGCACCAAAATACATCTCAGACCTCCTACACGTTTACACTCCCTCGAGGTCTTTGAGGTCCCTGCTCAGTCACGTCTTGTCGTTCCCAAAACCAGGCAAAAAACCAGGGGCGACCGTGCCTTTTCAGCAATAGCTCCTAAACTATGGAACGAGCTTCCTCCCCACATCAAAATGGCCCCCACCCTCGAAATgtttaaatctcatcttaaaacttatttttattctttggttattaatccagcatgagagttgtgtggtctctgtcttgtcttttatgtttctgaatcactggttgttgtttgtctggtgtgtttttatttcgtgcttttatgtgctcttatctattttactctgtttttagtttttactattttattatgtcttgctttacttattgtgcagcactttggtaaccctgttgttttttaaattgtgctatataaataaagtggattggattggttagagtcctatctaaaagacggggactattttgtgtctttaggtaaCTACTAATCGGAAACTTTACATCATGCTTTTTAATGTCTGTGTAAAGCACTGTGAATaactgttgttgaattgtgctatgtaCCGTAAATAAACCTGCCTTTACTATGACACCGGCTGAACTGAGCTTCAGAGAAACATGCTGATGTTCACTGTGAAGCTTTGACTGGAAACAGACAGACGAACAATATGTGGATCCTGGAATAACGGCAGCTTCCATCTTTAAAGACTGGACTTTCTGTCCATCAGGGACAGTTTCTCTGTGTTGATACTGATttcaacacagagacactgaagaaccagaccagaacccaggataaagaggttcagtgaatgtggtgttgaaggtgtggaggggGATCAGTCCGTCAGAGGacacgctgtagaaggacagagttccagcaggaacgttcacatacactgctactctgtcagagacccgggaagaggaagaggaggtgaaATATGTTTTGTCATTGTGACAGACTTGGTACCGATTACGATCATAAAAACAGAACAGGCTCCATGAGTGATTGTTCCTCCCAAACACACAGTCATTAGAGAGTCCTTTCCTTCTGATTcctctgtaactcactgatacagaaacttcTCCTCTCCACtcgacctcccagtaacagcgacccgtcagaacttctctacacagcagctgacacctgtgatcaaacctgtctggatgatcaggatatgactgatcctcctTCACACacgtcatcttcctgttgttttcagacagtttgatgcgtttgttgactgtgtttgtgtcgatggtgagttgacaggaatctgatggagagaacaaacaacccagctgcagttattatcgATCTGTTATTGATCATTGATGGACTCATCAATGAGTGAtgtgtcagtgtgaagatggttgaatgtgtgaatgaaataaaaacacacttacacttcttcagacctggtgtcaaccatcgttgtccagcaggctccaccctgaaaggaggaggaggatcagaCCAGCATAGTCTCTTtcagcaaacatggacattacatgGCTCTCACACTGATGAAGATGTGATCAATGTCAGAGACCAACTAATCTGAAAAACATCCTGAAGATGAAGTTCTTCTGATCTCAGCTGGGATCATTTGGGGTTGAGTGTTTTAGTGTGGGACAAAGGTGATGGGCAGTAATGACCAACATCAGGCCACCAGAGGCAGGAATCTGTGTGCACCGTCAGTAGGTATTATCTCAGTTATGGTGGAGTTTATATGATTGAtgctaaaacaaataaaattccTCAAGCTGTTCTGAATGTGACAGAATGTGAGTAAAGGACAGAGACGTCCTCTATTAGACACCGTGTGTCTGCAGCAGCTGTGTCCcgtacctgagagtgtccagtctccagcgtggatcctccagtccagcagacaaaagcttcactgctgactctcctggatggttgtagctcaggtccagctctctcagatgggaggggttggagctcagagctgagaccagagaagcactgccttcctctgagatcagacagcctgacagcctgcaaacacacagcaaaatAAATTCTAGTCCTTAAACGTCCCTTCAACATAAACCACAGGTCTAACGGTCAACagtttctgacctgagagactccaggtgacagtgtggactctccagtccacgacacagcttcttcagtcctgaatcctgcaggtcgttgtcactcaggtccagttctgtcagactggaggactgagagctgaggactgaggacagatctgcacagatgtccTCCGAGATGTTAcaaccactcaacctgcagaggagatgatTAAGTTATTTAAACATTGATTATGTcaagaaataaataacagaaCTTTAATGAGTACTGATAAACTGAACTATTAATCATTAAATGTTGCTTCATGTAAAGTTCCCTGAGATGAATTATCATTGAGAACTGGTCCTACGTGAACCTGAACTCAGGTGAAAAGTGAATTTAACTGATGTTCTCCATGATCACAACATTTGATTGTAATTACAGGTGTGTCCGTTGGTACTTACACAACTTTCTTGtaggctttgaccaccggcagcagcctccgtagaatCTCCTCTGAAGCTAAGTACTTAAgttcaaacacctccagatctttTTCTGATGACAGTAATATGAAGCCCAGAGCCGACCACAGGGAAGGAGACATTTTATCTGTGGAGAAACGTCCTGACCCCAGGTAccgttggacctcctccaccagagaaccaTCGTTCAGTTCtatcagacagtggaacaggttgatgcttctctctgcagacagatcctcactgatcttcttcttgatgtatttgattgtttcCTGATAGTTATCTGaacttctttgttttggttccaacagacctcgtaggagagtctgattggtctccagtgaaagacccaggaggaagcggaggaacaagtccaggtgtccgtttggactctgtaaggccttgtccacagcactctGATAGAGGTGAGTCTCTGCTCTTGTTTTAAACCACCtggaggtgtttttttgttcctccagcaggttgactccagacttgatgaaggtttgatggacatgaagagcagccagaaactcctgaacactcagatggatgaagcagaaaaCCTGGTCCTGAtacaggctgctctcctctctaaagatctgtgtgaacactcctgagtacactgaagcctctctgacatcgatgccacactctcttaggtctggttcatagaagatcaggtttcctttctgcagctgctcaaaagccagttttcccagagacctgaccatcttcctgctccctggactccagtgtggatccatCTCAGCTCCTCCttcatacttgaccttcttcagtttggcctggaccaccaggaagtggatgtacatctcagtcagggtcttgggcagctcccctccctctctggtctctaggacgttctccaggaccgtagcagtgatccagcagaagactgggatgtggcacatgatgtggaggctccgtgatgtcttgatgtgggagatgatcctgctggtctgctcctcATCGTTaaacctcttcctgaagtacaCGTCCTTCTGTGGGttagtgaaccctctgacttctgtcaccatggaaacacactcaggagggatctgattggctgctgcgggccgtgtggtgatccagagatgagcagaaggaagcaggttccccctgatgaggtttgtcagcagcacatccactgaggtggactctgtaacatcagtcaggacctcattgttgtggaagtccagaggaagtcgactctcatccagaccgtcaaagatgaacacgacctggaactcttcaaagctgcagattcctttggtttcagtgaagaagtgatgaacaagtgccaccaagctgaactttctctctttcagcacattcagctctctgaaggtgaatggaaacatgaactggatgtcctggttggttctgccttcagcccagtccagagtgaacttctgtgttaggactgttttcccgatgccggccactcccttcgtcatcactgttctttttggttcatctcttccaggtgggagtttaaagatgtcttcctgtctgatggttgtttctgctcggtctggtttcctggatgctgcttcaatctgcctgacttcatgttcattgtggagctctccactctctccctctgtgatgtagagctctgtgtagatctgcttcaggagggttgggtttcctgcttttacaatcccctcaaacacacactggtacttcttcttcagcttagaCTTCAGCTGCTTTTTACAAACTCCAGCAAAAGCGCCTTAATAcaagtggaaaaagaaaacaattagtGTTTTATAAAGTTCCAAGTTTAGGTGAATGTCAATGGTCAACATAATCTTCATGTGAATAATGAATGCAGATTGGAGTCCAGCATAACATTGTTTGATCAAGATGAGCAGAGTTCTTCATTTCATCTTTAAGTGGTTTTAATTTTGTGGCTGATCTATGAATGTTGTTCATCTCCTGTTCTGGGTCATTTATACAGCAGCTGaaatgttcagagaaatcctcttactgctctgcagacgctcagccagctcctcctgcttcattctcctcaggaagttcacagtgatcttcacaaacgcctctctggtgctcctcctctgctcttcatcctcaccctGCAACACATGCtctagggattctgggtaatctggactcagaccccTCTTGATCTTATTCAGCTCATTCTTCACAAATAGGACAATGTTGTcttccagcagctggaacagaagaccacatgaaggacacaatcagactgaaaccaCAGAGACACACATCAGGCCCatattggacagactgacagtccactggtctccagagaccagcatggagacaaacatcaaccGAACAAatggagaagcagttgttgttcatgtacagaccagaaatatggagtccagctgtgtctgatcctgctggacagacggaccgctgggaggctctgagctctgctggtccagtctgtggaggaaccaggaagaatttgctcacatcatgtctgtcctcacagagacaaacaccagctggaggtccatgaagtcctgtttggatgaggacagtccatcagaggactgtTGGTGCTGAAGATTTACTAGTCCTGCTGATCTCACTGAGAACGTACATGTGACCTCAATGAGAGCTCTGCTCATTCACATATTTACAAGATCCAGGACATTTCCTAACCTGAGGACTGATTAAAttcatttaatacatttaaacacttaaacacttccagtaggcccaccacccgcaggaaggaccatggcaggccggtgcattgtgggctgggtagcagtcgtggcggggtgcctcgacgactcaatccctggacatcaaccctcacagtggggacatggaatgtcacctcgctgggggggaaggagccggagcttgtgcgtgaggttgagagataccggctagagatagtcgggctcacctccacacatagcttgggctctggaacccagctccttgaagggggctggaccctccactactctggagttgcccagggtgagaggcggcgggctggtgtgggcttggttatagccccccagctcagccgccatgtgttggagttcaccccggtgaacgagagggtcgcttccctgcgccttcgggtcggggaaaggtctctcactgttgtttgtgcctacgggccgaacagcagtggggagtacccggccttcttggggtccctgggaggagtacttgatagtgctccaactggggactccattgttctactgggggacttcaacgctcacgtgggcaatgacagtgatacctggagaggcgtgattgggaggaacggcctccccgatctgaacccgagtggtgttttgttgttggacttctgtgcgagtcacagtttgtccatcacgaacaccatgttcaggcataagggtgtccatcagtgcacgtggcaccaggacaccctaggccggaggtcaatgatcgactttgttgtcgtttcatctgaccttcggccgcatgtcttggacactcgggtgaagagaggggctgagctgtcaactgatcaccacctggtggtgagttggatgcgctggcggaggaggaggttggacagaccgggcagacccaaacggattgtgagggtctgttgggaacgtctggctgagccctctgtcagggacatcttcaactcccacctccgggagagcttctctcggatcccgggggaggcgggggacattgagtccgagtggaccatgttctctgcctccattgtcaacgcggcggctcgaagctgcggacgcaaggtctccggtgcctgtcgtggcggcaatcctagaacccggtggtggacaccggaagtacaggatgccgtcagactgaagaaggagtcctaccgggctatgttggccggtgggactcctgacgcagtagataggtaccggcaggccaagcgggccgcggctcgggcagtcttggaggcaaaaactcggatctgggaggagttcggggaggccatggaggaggactttcggtcggcctcgaggaaattctggaggaccgttcggcgcctcagaagggggaagcagtactctgccggcaccatttatggcgctggtggggagctgttgacctcgactggggacattgtcggacggtggacggaatactttgaggatctccttaacccgactgacatgccttccactgaggaagcagagggttggggctctgaggcgtgctcatccatcacccaagccgaggtcaccgaggtggttcgtaagctcctcggtggccgggcaccgggggtggatgagattcgccctgagtacctcaagtctctggatgtcgtaggg
Coding sequences within:
- the LOC133447673 gene encoding NLR family CARD domain-containing protein 3-like yields the protein MDQCEDREEGVPPSKTSLCGEHESRSKAQRVQKKSDSLADGPSCVSLKSDRSKGRLINFTGDQESSSERLDQQSSEPPSGPSVQQDQTQLDSIFLLLEDNIVLFVKNELNKIKRGLSPDYPESLEHVLQGEDEEQRRSTREAFVKITVNFLRRMKQEELAERLQSSAFAGVCKKQLKSKLKKKYQCVFEGIVKAGNPTLLKQIYTELYITEGESGELHNEHEVRQIEAASRKPDRAETTIRQEDIFKLPPGRDEPKRTVMTKGVAGIGKTVLTQKFTLDWAEGRTNQDIQFMFPFTFRELNVLKERKFSLVALVHHFFTETKGICSFEEFQVVFIFDGLDESRLPLDFHNNEVLTDVTESTSVDVLLTNLIRGNLLPSAHLWITTRPAAANQIPPECVSMVTEVRGFTNPQKDVYFRKRFNDEEQTSRIISHIKTSRSLHIMCHIPVFCWITATVLENVLETREGGELPKTLTEMYIHFLVVQAKLKKVKYEGGAEMDPHWSPGSRKMVRSLGKLAFEQLQKGNLIFYEPDLRECGIDVREASVYSGVFTQIFREESSLYQDQVFCFIHLSVQEFLAALHVHQTFIKSGVNLLEEQKNTSRWFKTRAETHLYQSAVDKALQSPNGHLDLFLRFLLGLSLETNQTLLRGLLEPKQRSSDNYQETIKYIKKKISEDLSAERSINLFHCLIELNDGSLVEEVQRYLGSGRFSTDKMSPSLWSALGFILLSSEKDLEVFELKYLASEEILRRLLPVVKAYKKVVLSGCNISEDICADLSSVLSSQSSSLTELDLSDNDLQDSGLKKLCRGLESPHCHLESLRLSGCLISEEGSASLVSALSSNPSHLRELDLSYNHPGESAVKLLSAGLEDPRWRLDTLRVEPAGQRWLTPGLKKYSCQLTIDTNTVNKRIKLSENNRKMTCVKEDQSYPDHPDRFDHRCQLLCREVLTGRCYWEVEWRGEVSVSVSYRGIRRKGLSNDCVFGRNNHSWSLFCFYDRNRYQVCHNDKTYFTSSSSSRVSDRVAVYVNVPAGTLSFYSVSSDGLIPLHTFNTTFTEPLYPGFWSGSSVSLC